The sequence CAGGTTCATTGGATCCTCAGATATCTTCCTCTCTCATGCTTTGTTCTCGTAACTTTGCTCTGTTTATGCAAACCAGTTCATTATTTTATCACGCTATGAACATGTTTTGACAGATTGCGAGGCATACAGAGAATAAAGAACTTGTCTCCAACGCGGAATATGCTCAACTTCGCAACCACCGCTAGACTTCGGGAAAATACTCGGACATGTCTTCTACTTTTCAGGAACGCTAAATTTTAAAACTGGCTACTCGGGTTCCTCGATGGCATTAACTTACCTAATGAGCTGTAAAGTTACTTACATTACAGCTATTACGTTAACGCTTCCACATATCTTGATgatatatatttttcttggtttcttttcGTGCCGTCCTGCTCTTAGAGCTTTTCTGTCCCCAACCCCCTTCCCTTATATAGAGAATCATGTTGGTGCCTGTATCTACGCCGGGAGAATTCTTCGTTCTTCAAGAAAGAGCTTTCTCTCTGTCCCCATATAAATTCCGCACATTTctcatgtacagacgggtccactgttaaagggaacacttgagtTTCGGGTACGCgcggatttcgctctcctgcaaaagcatagtggcttagatttgcataacactaccggtggttgacagttgcgaacccttatgatagactagtaacgtgcacgaacaatctttcGGTATCCACTATCCGTTAGGAACCAACAAAAtcaaagttgctcattcgagtgttccctttaacagtggaccgtactgtacttccgtaagaatcttacggaagcATAAAATCATTGGAATAGCAAATAAAACGTTTCAGTAGCGTTATATTCAGTGCAATAGGAGAAAGAAACGAGACGCTTCGACTGAGCATTTATCACGGATGTACTGTCACATTCATTCCTTATAATTGACTGCCTATGTTTAGCCTCCTGACAGCACTATGTTATTTCCGTTTTGTAGCTCGCTATGCTTGTAGGGGCTACACGTAGGCAACATATCCTAGGTGGATGGATGATAATGGTCACTTGTCAACCTGCGTTCTAGCGCACAGAGCTCTAGCTGGAATTCTGTGTTTTCTGCTTCATGAAGTTCTGTTCACAGCTGCGGGACATGACAGGAAAGAAGATGAATGTTTTGCGACTAACAGCAGGGATGTCACCGGCGCGTGCTCGTTTCAGAACATGTGCGTCAACAGAGTCTCTGGTGTCACAACACCGGTTGGCAAGTTTGTGCTGTAATTAATAGCAGGTTATTGCGTATTAAACTAATGACACTCGTGTGAGGTTTCGAATAGTTGGTCGTAGATCACGTTGCGCAACGGGCAACCAAAGATTCCAAGAAAACAACCAGTGTTGCGCTCCAGAAGAGTGGCTTGCTGGGTGAGTAATACTGCATTTGAAAGCCATGTTGTGTCATACGCATGCAGCAATAATGTCGTGATGAAGGTGCATACTGTACACCATCTTTTACACGTAACGCAATTTTGGCACCAACCCTTCTTTAAACGTATTAATGTTGTCCTCTGTGAATAACGTTTTCCTGTGAGCCAACCCATATGCTGTGTCTGCTTTCTTCCCGTGTTCTAAAGCTCACTCATATGTCAAGGAAAACTGGCATAACAATTTTTTCGCGTCTTACCTTTCGCGCTAAGCGAAGGTCCTAATCCTCTAAATTCTATGTATTTAATGGCAATCTACCGATGGCCAATAATAATTTAAAATAGTATGTAAGTGTCTCAGCGAGCCAGTTTCAATTTCGCCATCAAAACTGTGGACTCGTTATGACGTCattgtacagtgctcgtcaaatgaatcccgaacagcggcaagccttcgcagtggtatagtgcgcgccgtccagttatcaccattgacaggcgcgcgcattcGGTTTGatcgcactgcgcatatgcgcgcctgtccatggtgataactggacggcgcgcactataccactgcgaaggcttgccgctgttcgggtttcatttgaccaGCACAGTACATTGCCTCGCTGCAATTCTCTTGTTAGGAAGGCTTCCACTGGCAAGAGTGACCAGAGTAAACGTCGCGAGGGTCTTGATAATTATTTCGTTAGAAACGTCTCTCTACCTGACGTTTGGTCACATGATGTCGACAAACCTTGGTCGATGCCATGGCAACAGTGTCGACGAAGCCAGATTCAGATACTTCAAGAGCAGCGTTAGTGCCACATGAAAGTACTGTAGACGTGTTTTCAAAACTTTTATTTCGTATGTATCGTCCAGTTACATGCACAGAGTGTACTTTTTGACAATTTCTAAAGCGTGTGACACTGTTCGCTTAACGCTTTAAGCTAGGGATACGGCTATTGCCCAACAACACCGCTCacttgctatctatctatctatctatctatctatctatctatctatctatctatctatctatctatctatctatctatctatctatctatctatctatctatctatctatctatctatctatctatctatctatctatctatctatctatctatctatctatctatctatctatctatctatctatctatctatctatctgaatgCATTGTGATGGAAGGTCGTACATTTTTTGTAACGAGGCAACTTTTTAGTACTTTCCTGCGATTTCTAAGGGACATGTGACATCATAGCTATAGCCGCGTACAACCTTGTTTAAAAATTTTTAAGTTCTTGAATAAATGCCTTAGAGATGAAGCAAACTGAACTCGTGATCGATTTCCTAATtatattttgaaataaaaagagCTCGGTGTGATTGACAAAAACTTCGACATTTTCAtatatttttgtttgttcgttcgtgcTTCACTACGGATATACTTTGCATTTTAGAATTATCGTATTCTATGCGTGCCATTTGAGGACTTTGTTGAATTGAAAGTTTTTCATGTTTTCTAACAGGCTGGTACCAACCGCTGGTAGCAACCACTGTCGAGCTGTCATTTTAATGTAACCTTAGTGTAATCGTCGTCGTGCTGACGACTGACAAAACCTCTTATCCCTTCTACCTGTGTTTCTGAGGTACGAAGTGTAGAGATAAATTGAATTGATTGAAACTGAACTCCAAATTTCGTCGGCGGAAGCACTCCGCCATAGTCACCGGACTGTGATAAGCATATAGgagagggaagagagaaaaatCAGGAAATGACGGTGTTCAACCAGAACTATAACATCTGGTTTGCTAACCTACATTAAGGGGATTGGGAAGTAAGTATGCAAAGAAGAGTGGAGAAAAGAGCAGCCACccaaaaacagacaaaaaaggaaGGTGTGGTGTGGAAGTACAATAACCTATCCATTAGACCACTGCCATACAAAAATTTCAATAAGGTCTTATTGGATTTCGGAGGTGCTGTTTGCTGTCGCCGGTGTTAGTAGCAGCGAGCCTGCATCGCGAGCTCAGTGCTGAGTCGGTTGGCAGACATCTGCATTCCGGCGGCCAGTAGCGGAAGAGGAAATGAGGCGGCAAACTGCTGCGCCGAGAACTGGACCAGTTGGGCGAGTGTGCATGCCAGCCGTCCGGCAAGCGTGTCGCCTTCACCAGGTGATCGACTCAGGAGGCACTGCATGCATAACGGTcacgcaaataataaaaaaattagccCCTTCCATTCCATGAAAACCGTTGGAAAGCGAAGCTATAAGCGCACGAGTGTGTGCGATTGGCTAACGAGATCACGtgcatcatcgtcgtcatcatcatcaccatttatCATTATCGTCATAACTATTTCGAGCATCCTCATGATAACTTAGCAACACCATCTTAATCTATAGgagtatcatcaccatcatttaAAATCCCCATCATTATCGCAATCTTTATTTACTcctcctctggtcacgtgacctgcgtgactactACTATTATACTACtgttgctactactactacgactactgctactactactacgatgagGACGACGATGACGGCACACGGTAGACTAAGACAGATTCATTGTAAAGAAAAAGGTCATTACAATCTACAAACGTGGCAAAAAAAGTCCGAAGAGAAAATCTGATTGATAACGCAAGAGGCAATGCTCTTTATATTTGAAGCCCCAGCTGGCAGCCCTAGCAtaagataccaactagcccaaaccttcACCTTATTAAGCCGTATCACAAAAGCACGGGAGTTTACTTATACCGCGACGATTCGTGACCATGTGACGTGAGAAGAAACGTCATGTGTGACGTCAACGGTATAGTGGCACGTTGCTTTCGACCCTGGCTCTGGCGAAAGTGATGCTGCCAAATAGCGAGAACCACGAAGCGGTACGGCGTATAGGTTATTGCTCCTCCTCCCCCAGTTACACGGACCAACCACTGACACTGTCAAGAGAGCTATATATACACAATAGTTCTTAGGTGGGCTGTTGGTGTGTGAACTTGTGGCAGAACGGCGCAGAAAACGCTGTTCGTAAACATACCGGACGCAGTGTAGTTGATAGACAGCGCTCTGTGCTGAATGTCCCGTTTTTTAACGCGGTAGTTTTAAGatctcgttccgcagaaattctggtgtcggcgtcgttggttgtgggcgaaaaaatgtcatcttgtataaaataaataataaaaaaatgttacgctcgagtgagaatcgaacccaggccgtctgcgtggcaagcaggtgttctaccacacaggcACTCCATTGCTTCGAACTGCACTGAGATTAACATTAATGCTTCGCAAACATACGCGCACGGgctacaggtgtcacagtacgagatgtatatcgcagtaaaacggggtacaagagCATATTGACATCCGGCGTCAAACCATGTGAACTGcacaacgagttggtggtttagatccggccacccattacaaaaggcacacatattactgggcgtattcccttacgaacacgtagttggtgcatcgcaacttcgaaaaagtgttAGGCGCGTAATTGCTCCTCATGCCACCCATTGCATTGTAATCGCAGCATGCCCACCATTACAAAGGATATGCACAttagtgcacgcattctcttacacacacttagtgggtacactgttgtcatgaaCGTGCTGTTGAAgaaggcggaaacctttacctttactataggtatgtcgagtgtgtgtgtgtgtgtgcgtgtgtgtgtgtgagaccaggcgactgaacataatgacaagcgaaacagagcacgatgaggatggggccggatatcgctatcgcgttcaactcttaaaggcgaagcttaagcgtttcGCAATTTtttcactgtgctgccacaaagcTATACTTATGGTACGTCAAACAAAATGTTGCCGTTCATTCATACTGTGCGGCAATGGTGTGACGTCACATCGGGCATTTTCCCGCAGGTCACGTGGCCCCGAGCTGTTTAGGCGCGAGTAGACACTCCCCAAAAGCGTAACGGAACAAATATCACAAAAGGAGGAGGCTAGCAGATAGACAGAACCGTAAAAAAGTAATTGTAACAGATGACCAAGTGTATTTTGTCTTTTAATGCTTCGAGTGTCGCAACATCCGTGATAATCATGATTAATGTGTCGAGTGTCGCAACATCTGGGATAATCATGATTTCACAGCGACTGAAATCACTGTTCTCGATGAAAGAGTTCATAAAAGCGCATACCTTCACGCTAAGTGGTAATAATGAACTTACCACAAGAAAGTCAATCAGCTCGGTCATAGTCtcattctgaaaaaaagaaacatcagaATAGTGTTGACAATTTGTTATTGTAACCTTGAACTTTGTGAACTGGAACAGTTATTTATTCTGCAAATTATTATGTGCTCTATATAAATCTCCCTCGTTCTGGAGAAACTTTACAGCTAAAGGAACATAATCATGAATGCAGAAAGGTAGCATTTGCGAATAGTCTTATAATGTCTCTTGTGAAAAGATGCTCGAGGTTCAAGCATCGTCTATGAAAATTAGTGATAATTCGTCCATACGCAATAAAGAGCTAAAAAAACAACCATTGGTCAACCAAATTGGCATACAGACATATCGTGCATAAACCACGATGCACGATTCGATTTCGGCaccaaggaagtttttttttattggcgtgCGAAACATCTATTTTTCATGAAAACAACATGGGTATACCTTGCGCCATAAGCTAATGCTGGCTTTCGGTTTTTAACTCCGTTACCTTGCAAATTTCTTTACTGTTGATTTGATGAATATGTTGTCTTCTAGATAAGATAGATATTAACACATCGTACTGGTTGCTGATGTCACTTTGCTCTTTAACGACTAGTCAAGCGTCATCTCTCACTTACCCTGAGCGTTTCACCTTGCAAGCAGACCAAGCGCGATGAATTGACGCACTGCAACAAGAAGACTTGTCGTTACTCAAGGATCCCGTTAATAGGGCAAAAGTCTCTTTCTTAGTGGAGGGTGAAAGTTTATCCGTGTATTCTGCAAAATAATTACAAAGCATAGACCGCGAGAAAGACACAAAATCAAGATCGGTATGTTGCTGGCCCTGTTGATGGCGCTATAATTAGGGTcagatcgattgattgattgattgattaattgattgattgattgattgattcattgattgattgattgattgattaattgattgattgattgattgattgattgattgattgattgattgattgattgattgattgattgattgattgaacaagAATCACACACCACACGCGCTGTGCTGTATGTTCTTTTTTGCTTGTGTTGTCTCGTCCGCTTCTTCCGTTTGTGTTTCCACGCCTTATACTTTCTTTCACAATGAATCTCTACGACTTTCTGTTACCCTACATGAAAAACTGTGTTTAGCGTGGCGCCACGAATTGAACTGTCTGAACGACTATTTAACACGAGGCGACCTTTGGATGGAGAGAGAATACAAGCATGTGGCCACAAGGTTGAACGGGCGTATGTCAAGTTGGCAACACTTCtcgcgtaaaaaaaaataactcaTTGTAACGAAGCTGTCGAACTCAAACGGAAAGAGAGGTCACGTGGACGCTAGCAAACACAAGAAATCTGCGTAAAATTTGTTCCTCGGGTCCTTTTACTTCAGGAACGTCTTCTAGAAAACAATAGAAATCAGTTATCATTTTACTCAGCATTCGCTTAACAGATACCACGaagctcatcatcatcataatcattcgATCATCATTCCAAACCTGTATAgatccactgcaggacaaagtgCCCTACCAATATTCTTCCGTTTATagcctatcctgtgcgagctgattccattttaaccctgcgaacttcttaatttcgacaCACCATCTAACTGTCTGCCTTTCCCGACTGCGTTTACCTTGGTtgccattctgttgctcttactgtccaccggttgtctgtcttACGCATAACGTGACCAGCCCAGGTTCAGTGCTTTCACATGATGTCAACTAGATTATCTGCTACCCTTGTTTCTGCTACCCATGTTTGTTAACTGACTCATTCTGCCGTCCTCAGGTCTCTGAGCGTTACCCATATCACTTATATTTCCGATCATTTTGCGCAACACCACTTTCGCTGCGGTCAAATGACCAACACCATTTCGAAAAAGCTTCACTTGAATGGTTCTTTGAACACTCTGTTACATACAACGAATATAGACTCGACTCCGTTATGCTTATAGTTCATACTCGCGAGCCCCAGGCAGTTGGAGAGGACATAGTTACACTTTGAAatgcataccggttatgccaaactggttaacatccctgtctttcctctctcccgttttcttccTTGAATGCGGCATTTGCTCGCCTAACCCTAGAATCTGAACGCTTTTACCTATTTCTTCTGTAAGTCAACATTACGAAAATTAGGTAGACATCACCAACAACTCCTCTGTTTATTGTTCGTCTTGACTCTATACTATCAAGGAAAAGGGAGAACTCTAGTCCTACAGAAGTGTCTAGGCACAATATTTGCTTGCGGCGTTCATTCGTGTTTAGCGAATGCGCGAATTTCAACTGCTTTTGATTCTTTGTGAAAGTTATGAATTCAATTCGAAAGTTCTACTCACGTCACTAATTCCGAAGGAAGTGGGCAGGCTGATGTTTATGGGTGGCCCGCAGGTTATTGTGTCGGGAAACCCGTCCTCGCATTGAAATAAGGGCAGCCCGAACGGATTGCACATCATGTTGGCTACAGCGACAAGGTTCTGATCTGAAAAAGCGACGAAATTTATTCAACATTTGCCGTTCGAAAAGATGTTCAGAACCGAGGCACAGCCGACACTTTTCGCGACACCAAGTTTTTGTCACTCCCACGAATTCGCTGCGAGTCGTGAAAAAGGAGAAGTTGTTAACTTTTGTAGCTATTTCTGGTGTTATTACTGCATAGGACGCGCGAATATTCACGAATAGCCAACATTCCCCCTATTTTTATAGGATCTCTTGGTCAAAAAATTACGGAATGTATCTGGTACGTTGTCTCATACCATTCGTTCGACGGTTCAGACGTGAAAACGTGTTCTCTCGGAGGACATGGTCACCTTAAACTGTGGTCCTTGGTTATAAAAGAGATcatattgataataataataataactgtggATGTCTTAAGtccgaaaaccacaatatgattatgagagacgccgtactggagatctacggaaatttcggccacctagggttctttaatgtgccttTAAATCCAAGCACATGGGCTTCCGGAATTTTGTATCCAGTCGAAACGCGGCCGGTGCGGTCGGCATTTGATCCCGTGACTTTCGGATCAGCGATAGAGCCTCGTAATTattagaccactgcggcgggtatGCACTTAATTACTACTTTGAGAATCATTACGCATAAGTTTATGGAAAAGTTCCGGCAATAGTATTCCTCCCAAATTGGGCTACCCAAAGAACCACATCAGGCCAGTCTTTTTTTCGTATGAAGACTGTTGTACGCTTATGGTATTCCCGTAATGTACGGACCGTACTCTACATCTTTTGTCGTACTGTAACGTTATTTTAGTTGTTCGTGTTACGCTCATGGCGTGTTTTCTTTTACTAATAATACTGACAAACTGTTCAATATATGACAATATTATCTCTAGGGCTACGCGCTGTGCAGGCTCTACAATTTGTCGCAAATTTTGTGCAGTTTTGTGTAATCAAAATTAAGTTAGTTTCTTTGTTCACAAGACCTGAGATTTATCTCTTTTCCTCTAGCGCACGTCTCCTCTCAAAAGTATTTGTGCTCTGGCGACCAAGAATTTACGTGACAGAATTTCACGCAGCACTCACATATAATAATTGCCTGAGAAAGATATTGTTGTTGAGTAAATGGATTCCTTGTTGAGTTAAAAGGATTCCAGaaaacttaaagggcccctaaaccactccaagTTAAAAGTGGGTTTAACAGACTGCTGGAGTCAAGATTTGTGCCGAAAacacgggaaacgccaggagacaATAACGCGCTCCTTCTTCGTATTTTCATAAGCTGCTTAAAGGCCCTTTAACGTAAACTAACCTGATTGTACCCTGGACAGCACTGCAGTGATGACAGCTCGAAGGTAGAACAGAGTTCTTATTGGTCCTGTCATTTGAGGCATCATTCTGAATACACACTGGTGGGAAAAAAATTGAGAAACTTATTAGCAATGTTTAATCGGTGGCACGGTCGTCGAATTTCTGGAAATACATGAAAACACGCGTTTTTCTACCGCCTTCTTTTAATCTTTCTGTTGAATGACTCTGACTTCATCGCTTTGTGGAAAATAATTTTAGTCAACTATACAAAAATGTTTCGCGATCGTGTGTAACGGTAAAAATTGTCGTTTTTGGTATGACCGAACTTCGTGTCTTCTGAGGTAAAGAGGGCTACAATGGTTGTTTAAAGAAAGCATATCCGTTTACACCTTTTGGGATGTATCTTTTTATCAAGACCGTAATTGTTGATTTTCATTCTTAGATTTCATTTCCTAAAAGATCGGAGTCACTAGTTCTCCCGAAGATCCCCACCGCACACTAATATGCGTATGCCGTTGTGAACCTGGACGTACCGGGAGCAAATGGTAAAAAGAATAGGAGTATAACGCAGATAACCATTATTGCATGCGACAACCTCAGGTAAGAAGTCTGAgaaaattttagatgcgaagtatcttatggcggagttcaatccggtggtggtggtggtggtggtgtgcggcgtgaccacccttactgcgcatgcgcataccctctccactcaccctctccccttcccctctcccccctttccactcctcctctgaaacgcaggctagacatgccgatattttcttcctgcgcaacgccgcgatgagcaccatgcagcgcatgcgcgccccctccccctctctctcctctcctacgctgcccccctctcgcacgcctgccgactgcgttccccgctcgccctgtgagaattaacggccaggctagagggaagacaagacgcgcgtagcgttcctcttcgcgttccacgacgcgaggttggtagcatgcccaaagaacgccatcGGAACGCGAtctgcaagtgctccggcttcgcatcgcctaatggtcccctttagcgggaaatggtgtaatttttttcagtcGATGAACTACTCAATAAGATGAACGTTAGTTTATGCACTACTTACGATGAATATGCATTTAATTTTAAGAGTGGAGCTCGTTAAGCTTGTCGTTgcaccgggtagtgcgaacagaaattatcatcatcatgaaccggtacgcgctcgctTTGTCCTCTTCAGCGTCTGTTCACTCCCACAACATGTGCGCCCATTTTTCCGGCGTGGAATACAAAAACTACTATGGGCGAGTCTGTTAAGTGACTAAAAATTACGTAACATCACGTGACAACTAGTCACGGAGCTGAAATCGCTTAACATACCCCCAAAGGCTAGTCACAAGGCTAAAGATGGCGTAACATTACGTAATAACAATTCATGTGACTAAAATGACGTAACATCACCTAATAAATAGTCATGTaaaaaaatcacgtaacgtccagtcacgtgactaaaatcacgtaacatcacgcaacatctTGTCACGTCACTAAAAATCATGTAgcatttagtcacgtgacaaaaatcacgcaacatcgcgcgatagctagtcacgtgacatgttcccgtcaTTAACACGTAACAACAGCTAGTGACGCGAATAAAATACCATCACGTAGCAGGTAGTCGCGTGACATGTCTTGCCAAGTCGCGCCAAGtctagccatacttagtactactagcaaaaacttagcatctctagcaaaaagcttggcattactagcaaaacttagctaggtcaaacactagctccgctgatggttccagccttgtgCCACAATAGTGCAAGCTTGgcgctttttttttacattcttaAAACGTGTTTGGCATTGGGCAGTTATCGCTAAAAATATGCAGTCCGACATCCCATTTGGCTGGCGTCTGCTCTCACAAATGGGTTTAGCGTTAGAACTTCGTAAATGCACTCCTTGTTTTGCACCAGTTTATAACGCCTAAATTTAAACAAACTTGCTCGCAACACAAGTGAAATTATTCTCTGCCTTTTTCGTTGCGAACGTTCACATCTGCCATGAGGGCATCCTTCGGAACAGGTTGAACGGCAATATATGGTATTAGTatctttgaaattatttgatcCACAAGAAGAGATGTGATAGAGTGAGTCCTTGTAAGAGACATCTATCCCAGCcattaataatattatttgtcttttttttaacgaaaCGGACCTTGGTGAGACCAACATGACCTGTGCTTTAGGCAAAACATTCTTCTGTGCTTCAAAtgcatttgaaaataaaaaaagcccAAAGTAACATACTTTTGTAAAGTTTTACGTTTTTGCTATCATCAGCAACACAGTAGAAAAGACGAAGCTCAGTAACGTAAACCATACCAATAGCTTTCTGGCAAATGCCAAGCGGAACTTCGCAGCTTACCGTGAATATTCTGATAACTTCCAGCGTAGCATTTTCCTGTAATTGCAAAACACAATTGCCAAAGGTCGCATAAGTCGCCAGCACTGCACCGCTGTTTCTCCGACACACAGCAGCAGGAACAACATGCACGCCGAACAAGTAATGTAGGCTAGAGTCCGC comes from Rhipicephalus sanguineus isolate Rsan-2018 chromosome 7, BIME_Rsan_1.4, whole genome shotgun sequence and encodes:
- the LOC119400253 gene encoding uncharacterized protein LOC119400253 isoform X2 is translated as MIVKAAALSSFALALMFTSAYAQGQCTNTQLPNVLALGTCLGLTPDYCSDRPCVFRMMPQMTGPIRTLFYLRAVITAVLSRVQSDQNLVAVANMMCNPFGLPLFQCEDGFPDTITCGPPINISLPTSFGISDCVNSSRLVCLQGETLRNETMTELIDFLVCLLSRSPGEGDTLAGRLACTLAQLVQFSAQQFAASFPLPLLAAGMQMSANRLSTELAMQARCY
- the LOC119400253 gene encoding uncharacterized protein LOC119400253 isoform X1, with the translated sequence MIVKAAALSSFALALMFTSAYAQGQCTNTQLPNVLALGTCLGLTPDYCSDRPENATLEVIRIFTCVFRMMPQMTGPIRTLFYLRAVITAVLSRVQSDQNLVAVANMMCNPFGLPLFQCEDGFPDTITCGPPINISLPTSFGISDCVNSSRLVCLQGETLRNETMTELIDFLVCLLSRSPGEGDTLAGRLACTLAQLVQFSAQQFAASFPLPLLAAGMQMSANRLSTELAMQARCY